In Candidatus Methylomirabilota bacterium, one DNA window encodes the following:
- a CDS encoding response regulator — protein sequence MKLSQAREAALVDNQRLREPPSRETRIMSDTDPWSGKETVLVAEDETPVRELICDVLRLHGYTVLEARNGEEALQIAERHQGLIHLLIVDVVMSGLTASSLVERLTADRPGAKAFYISGYTDELIRQHGLLRSGKNFLQKPFTVDALARTVREVLDAAS from the coding sequence ATGAAGCTGAGCCAGGCGCGGGAAGCGGCGCTGGTCGATAACCAACGGCTGCGCGAGCCGCCATCACGGGAGACGCGGATCATGTCAGACACGGACCCCTGGAGCGGGAAGGAAACAGTGCTCGTCGCCGAGGATGAGACGCCGGTGCGTGAGCTGATCTGCGACGTCCTCCGGCTGCACGGCTATACCGTTCTGGAGGCGCGGAACGGAGAGGAGGCGCTGCAGATCGCCGAGCGGCACCAGGGGCTCATCCACCTGCTCATCGTGGACGTGGTGATGTCGGGGCTGACGGCCTCGAGCCTGGTCGAGCGGCTGACGGCGGACCGCCCGGGCGCCAAGGCGTTCTACATCTCCGGCTACACGGACGAGCTCATCCGGCAGCACGGCCTGCTCCGCTCCGGCAAGAACTTCCTCCAGAAGCCGTTCACCGTCGACGCGCTGGCGCGCACGGTGCGCGAGGTGCTGGACGCCGCCTCCTGA